Sequence from the Ziziphus jujuba cultivar Dongzao chromosome 9, ASM3175591v1 genome:
aattaattacagactttttttctgttaaaaattattatattaaaatttttgtggTTTTGAATCCCTGAAATTAATCAgctgttcttttttttcaaaaaaaaaaaaaattatttttgaggaacaaatttttttttttttttgtttaaatttttggtaACTTTCAAGAAACAAGGTTGTCCCTATAAAAATGCTCATTCATGCATATGGTCCAATGacatttaccaaaagaaaatgcaTATACTTCAATGTATGTATGTTAGAGATGGTGGTCACGTGATCATAATGCAGAATTCTATACCCATGTACATAAAGTTTCATTGTTCCTATCTTTTTAATAGAGTTTTCACAAGGAGCCGTATTCCATTCCAAGATTCTCATCCTACTCTAAAATTCTCTTTCTTGTACATCCACAGCTAGATCTCATTTACCTTCACTTCCACAACATGGAATCTCTTCTCTCCCAATTTACCATCCTCTCAAACCAAGCCTTGCAAGACAAAAACTTCGATCCTTCCACTGTTGAAGACCTTATGAAACTGTTCGAGATCGAAGCCTACAAGTCCTGGGCTGCTATGGAACTCCAACACCAAAATGAAGTGAAAGAAGCCGAGGTTGCGATGCAACAAGCCGAGGACTACCTGGATTCGGTCATGGAAAGTGCCATGGACGAGTTTAGACGCTTCGAAGAGGAGATGGAACGTATGGCGAAAACTGAATTAAATAGCTTAGTTGAGACTGCAGAAGGTGCTAGGAGGATGGGGAATTTCATGGAGAAGGCTGCTACAATTGCCTCCAAAAGGTATATTGAGGCTGCATTGAATTCGGCTACGGCTTCAATGAAATCGGCTTGGAAGGGACTTTCAACTAACAAGGTTCATCCTTCTTGAAGACCATTTTAGGTGCATCCTAATGGAGACAATTAAGCCCATTATGATGTGTCTTTATTTGTACTTGTATGTGATTTACATATACTTCAAGCTGCAAAGTTCCTAAAACAATCTTATATATGGGATACAGAAAATTTAAGATGAAGAAAACTTTGTATCATGTTAACAGCCAGTGATCATTTCCTAATAAAACTTCTTGATGTtccttgaattttatttatttatttatttattattattattattatttttttttttggttactgcTTCTGTAGTGGACTAGAAAGATAGACCTCCAAATGGTCCGAACCACATTCATGATGAttttgataatgataataatacgcATCATGGTCGTTTTTGACAATTTTGAAGTGTTGTGATGAGAGAGCAAGTTTGATTGTTTTTGTGCTTTCTTTATCatgcttttaattaattaaagaaaaaggttAGTTGGGTTGGTAGCTGTAATAATTGCTTGTTACCAGCCACTTCGGACAAATGGATTAAATAATTGAGGGAACAACATGATGGCAAGATGTAGGTACCAAAACGAGAACCAAAAAcctttatttatgcatttattttcGGGTAAAGAGTTTGGGGTTTCCCTTTAGGATTACTGAATGCTAACTCCCAAAATCAACCACAGCAGTATTACCAGAACTACTTTACAAAAATTTGACCCATTATCCCCTTTATAAGCTTAAAGTTGAGTCATACCTCTCTTTCCAAATGATTAAACCAAGGGGCGGAGCTAGAAAATTTGACGAGTGAAGGCCAATTTGTGATGACAAATTTTAAGTAAGTCGACTTAAACACACCACCAATAATAGGGACATTAACTAGGAtagaaattgttattattattatcattatttttttgaaaagttccaATATTAGAAAAAGTGGGTCGTATTAATTGAATTCTAAATTATTTGGTTGTAAGCATAACAAAGTGATCCAAATTTtacatcaaaattttgatatttatgatttagtatcttttaaatggtttatatttccataaatataggacaatattaattaaaaagctatgattataaaattttgaaaaaaaaaattttgatacctATAAATATTATAGCCGTTGATGTAACCATGTctgaatagaaataaaaataataataccaatacTTAAGAGATATTGCATcgaattttccaaataaaataaaatcaaaatattacaaaattagTAAAGATAAGCATATACAACAGTTATatggacaaataaaaaaaacaaaacgaattaccaatagtataatatataaataattaaaaatgaaaacgcAAGAATACAATGAATGTACAATTCTGAACTCTAAACTAATCAAATTTAAACAAACTATTACATTGAAATAAAAGAGTAATTACATTTCATCGTTAACTATATTGCATttaacacttttttttcttttttttttgggtaatggtaGACTGCATTTCGCACAGAAAAGGAGGCCCATTGAAGCTTATATGAGAGCAAAACTCCTTCTAGCCTCATACGAAGCTAACTTAACAAAGTCTGAATCAAGATTATCAATCTTACAaccatgaaaatgaaaagaaagattgTCCGATAGTGACTTCTCAGCCACCGAGTCAGCCAGAGAACTGGTAATTCTAGCATCCCATTGCATTGTCGACATTGCATTTGACACTTTGAcccctaaattttaaaaactctttatattttctccaaaactattgttttttttcatatgtttATTCCAATCATAAATTTTCgacatataaatttaattaattaaccatatgtatataaaacatGCATGATTGAActaaatcaacaagaaaatatTAGTTCATGGAGCAATTTGAGTTATTTGTTGTGGGGGACCAAAAccgcccaaaaaataaataaataaataaataaataaagaaaagaaaaatgcaagcTTGGGTAAAATGTTACCCTTGAGAAAAAACAATTGAACAAAGTTCACTATTCCAAACAACAAAAATCACATATTTTCAACACTATTTCATATTAGCCACTTTTTACCAAACCCTTTCTTTCATGATCACAAAAAACCCCATTCCCACAATCATATCCCTTGTTATAACTCATAACTTATCTATATTGGCATCCGAATCTAAGTGAAACAGAGTTATAAACACGTTCTAAATCTATAGTACCGAAGTGTATGATttatataaaactataaaattttaacaaaatttaccTGAAATCATCAAAGAGATTAAGAAACATGATAGAATGCAAGCTATGTACTTGAGGTCAATTGTGTAAAAACACACCTCCCTGCAGGACCAGAATCAATCATCAAAGATTACCAATAGATTATTGTAAGTAttgtagaaaataataataataataaaagtaacacCACCCATAAAGATTCTTACATCTTGCACTATAAACTTGTCCAAGTAACTTAGTGAAGGAAGTAGCCATTCAGAAAGGTAAAGTGAGTGATTTTGACGATCCACTATAGTTACATGATCTGCAATAACAGAAAAACAGCAAAAGCTAGGGACAAAGAAGCTACAACCGTGTATTATTAGTGCTACTGCAAAAATGTAAGCAAACAATAGTTGAAATTTGCAGCATAAAGAAAATTCTACCTGAAGGTCGTACATGTACCCTGTGCGTGACAAATGACTGCAACAACAAAAGTAATAATTAAAGGTACAAACAGGTAGATAGACTAAAATGAATACTGAAAAAAGTCCCATGGATGAGGGTTGAACTGACTTAACCCATCCCTATCCATTCACCCAAGGAGGCACTAAGGACCTCTAGTGTAAGATGCACGTGTAGAGTTCACATTGTCATGCCCATCTAATTCAAATATGCCAAGCAAATCCACTAAATAGCATTATTGTtacatgtcttttttttttaatcgtgaCAAAGGGTATTTTTACGTTTATGGGCATTACctttatttttctctattcTGATTCTCTCTACAACAAATTAGTAATGAAATGAAAACAAACAATCTATATTTTGTCATGACCTTTTTCTCTGAAAAAGTCCCAACATGTAAGAAAACGCTTTTGTGTTAAATCCAAAACATGTTCTTGTGGGTTCAACCAACCAAATTAAAGTCTAGtgggcttattttttaaaataggtcTTGGAAGTAAATCTTTCATTCTTTTTGAAGGACATAGCAGTTTTCAGACTCTAAACAACAGATTTTATAAATCTTAGATCCACCAAAACACAATCCCATCAAGTTGTGAAAACTATTTTCTCATCCCAAACAGGATAATAACTTGTGACACGCACCAAGTTACCACAGCAATTGACAAATTCATAAGAGATTCACATCtcttgattatttttatctCATGAAATTCCAACACATGAAAAtgcaatataattttcaaattttgtttaggttatATTTCAATCTCACCTAATTGAAAAGTTGCTACAATTTGTAACTTATGCTTCTGATAATACATATTTCAAAGAATAAAGCATTTTCAATAATCATAGCTTTGAATCATTATAATCCACTTTTTAAAAGAACATTCTGTTGTTTAAGATAAGAAACATGTGTTATGGACCTATGGTAAGTGCACAATTTTTCTTACAATTACACACATGTAGACTAGTTTTCTCCAGGTACAGCACATGCAGTAGTCTAAgtttatttcaaaaaagaaaaacccgaACACAAAGTTAATATCTTGAGATAAATACAAGATTGGAAAATAGGACTGAGGGCAAAATGTATTATATGGTTATGCATTGACCCCCCACCTTATACCCTATGTAAAGCCAAGCAACAAATCATGGAACATTACCTGCCAGACAGAAGGCATATTCTCCTGATATGGAAGCTGTCGAGTATTAGTTGCAGCGTTTCTGAAATCTAAGGTATCTGGCAAATACTTTCTGAAAATTCAAGTTAGATAAATTATCCTCAGATAAGTCAAACCTAGACcagaataaataatttaagaatAAACTGATATAAACATGTCATAAAGCCAGGTTCCACTGTTAAAACCTTTCTTTGTTCTAGCCTAATTTGACAATGATATATACCAATTTAGTCCAATATAGCAACTATGGTGATATTATATGAATCCCTTAGGTTAAACAGAAATAGTTAAAAGTCCGAGTGGATAGTCTAGTGCAGTATTATGCTCAACAAATCTCacctttctttatattttttggtcCCAAAAAAGTATCATAACCTTGTTTCATGCAATAGGTCAACCTACTTGATTTCTCTAGATTTTCTAATTTCGTTTCATCAAATATGTTGACAtgcacataaaaaataaaacagtaaCTCAAGAAATGGTTCAAAAAATCATTGCAGTTATTTCAAGTTACTACATTCACAAAATTGTCACTAGTTCAAGCATGCATAAATATGACTCCAAGATTGGCAAAAGTAAAGCATATGGAGAAAAAACTTGCTTAAGGATGAGTGATATAAAAGGTTATGTTTTCACCcccacacaaatatatatatatatatatatatataaaaaggttATGTGATGTCCACTAACACGTTAATAAGATTTTCAAAACCAATCCGCTAAACATCTTGGGATTTAATAGTTTATCCAAAAATCTAACTTATGAAGAACTATAGATGTTGTGAGAAAGCAACACAATCTCTTTTCGTGCAAATGATAGTCTATATTTGATTTCTCTTCAAATCAAACTGATATCAATCTCAGTATCATGAAGTAAAGATCAATAATCAAATGCTTAGCATATAAAAACTTTATTACTAAGAAAGTTCATACCTAGTTCAACCAACCTTGCTTTGAGCCCTCTAATCGCATACAACATCAAGGTAAGCAAAAAATTACGTAAAGGAGGGTGGGTTTTTGCATTAATCTCACTTAACAAGTAGGTTTGAGGAAGAAGATAAGTGTAAAGAGAGCAAATACAATGAAAAGAGGGTTTATATATAAATCCTGTTTTCGGTAAAGAAGCAAGAAACAACCAAATTCCAACCATTGTTTAGGTCAGGCTGACCAGATTCTATATAATTCCAACCATAACTCCTAAATTAGACTTTCTTGATGGCTTCACGCAATCCTATTATTCTAGACATCCCGCAACTTATTCCTAGACAATGGGACATCCATAATGTTGAATCCAAGACTATACTTCTCAAATGCTTTGACGTTGGCTTCAATTCTTAAAGTGATCATTCTCTTGAACTTGACTTCATTTTTTCATTGGTCTTTCTAGCCAACAAGTACTCATATCATGAAAATTGATAGCCTAAAATCTATTACTTACTGTCCccactaataaaattttcatggaaaccTTATTCAACTATCCAAATACATTCCCTAGCTATAAACACTcatcataaaaaatatgaaaaggaaTACTTCAATATACAAAGTGTTATCAGAAGCTTAATATTTTCCTACCAAAGACTACTACATTTTAATCCATGTTGCTTATATTGTTACCACTAACTTAACTTCATCCCTACAAGTAAACTATGGTATCTTACATAAATTATTGGTAAGCACCAAGTTATCGGTTTGGTACTTTAAATGTCCACGtgtttgcattttgttttctttacatAACATACTTATTATCAGTTTTCTCGAATGTCGCAGCCAAAACTTTGCTAGAAAATGTGTTACCTTTTATTGTGAGCATGTGCCTATGGTCAAAACTCTAATTATTATTAGTCAACAGTCACATATTATATCAACTTTGGTAAGCAAGTGAAACATATGTAATTAGGATTGCATCAAACTTGTTCgatgtttaaatataatgaaTTTACGTATGTAGAACATGGCATAAATCAAATACATATAAAAGAATAGAGAGAATAGAGCAGTTGAACAACAATTTAGACCTCAACGGTTGGCCTCCTTGCCTACACTGTGACAATCCTAAAGTCCTAACCAGAACGAAATAATCTCCATAAGAGTAAGGAGACTAGTGTACACCTTCATGTCACCGCATGGCCAGACGCAGGTTGTTGCCCTGAGGCCCTAGCCTCAGCACTCAGGTTGGTAAAATGGACTGCCTTGACACCTAATCCTCCAGTTAGTTGAGGCTCACCTTTGAGCTTATTATAGTGGGTTTTTGCATTTGGAATTTTGGTATAGCcaacaaattgaaaataataataataataaagaacatCAAAAAGtggttaaaaaaacataaaagggAGTGAAAAGAGACTAAAGAGCGAAGTTAGCTAGAAGTAGGTTGTTGATGGTAATACagtcaaagaaagaaaaaagagaggatCAATGGTCACTGCTTCCTCAATGCAGCCCAATGAGAATCgacttctgttttttttttttttttcccttcctgcATGGCACCTCCTGCCTCTCATCTCCATCTTCTTCCTCCACCTCTAAGTGGGGTGATTCAATTCATGAATGCTACATGAAAGTATCAACTTGACGTTATCACAGATCTCAACAGAACACATGGGTAGAGGGTCACAATAGGAGAGACCGATGAACTAAAACTTCAAACCTAAAAATGATGCAAAGCAAGTGGGATCCATTATAAATCACAGTCAGTAAGTCAATATTATACGTTCCTAGGTAAAATCATGTGACTtggagggaaaagaaaaattggttgCAATCAGTCAAGTGCAGAAGCTGAATTTAGAACAATACTTCAAGGCATCTGTGAATGACTTTAGCTAAAAAATAGTTCTCACAAACCTTACGGTTAAGGACAAGAGACCTATGATGTTTTCAGATGTCAAAAAAGCAGTAAGAAATATTGCTCACAATGGTCGAATATGATAGGAAAAAATCATGTGGAAGTGGATCATAACTTCATCAAAGAGATTTTGGATACTAATCAAATGTGTGCACCTTATCTGTCCTCAACCAACTAGCTGTTTACAATGGACTCAGCAGAGGTCAACCATATTTGACCTTTCACCAAATCTTGGACAAATTAGGAATGCAAGAATTTTCGCACACATTTGAGGGAGAGCgttgaaaatttgttttgtaattatttttactttcaaaCTCGTGCTAGCATCCAATAAATAAGTTACTGTAATTAAAGTAGGATCCTAATTAAATTAGAATGGGGGAGTTTCCTTAGTTGAACTAGTCTTGTTTAATAATAGGTGTAATGGTATAAATCGAAGttaatacataataaattatcattttttccacaaatataatatcatataatgtAGTATACTCTATAATATTACATAACAACAAACACCTATCCAATATCAAATCCATGAATTTGAATTATCCCATATTAATGAAAGGCAGAACTTGCCACAGTCCTCAAAGCCAACATGCATTTAATAGTATTAAATCTTTTTATCCTAACAAACTTGGTGGAACAATTCctataacataataaataaaaagtctcATTTAGAACAAAGAACATCACTTTGTTAgattaaaacattttcatatataaagcaaaaaaatgtcaaaacaGCTAAAGCAAAACTTGTTAGGCCTGTTAGGAACTAACCGATGAGCCTCATTGGCAAAATTTCTGTCTCCAAAAGTGGTAGTTTTTGTAGCTATAACAAGCATCGGATGCACCTGTACAAGTTTTCTTATCTCTTGAACCACAGTTTCAAACACACTCTGAAGAGAGAGGCTTTTCCTAGACACAAGATTGTAAACTTCCTCCCATTAGAAACACCAAAGGAGGTAAACATATCACGATTACTTTACATCTATGTGAGATTCTACaa
This genomic interval carries:
- the LOC107427163 gene encoding uncharacterized protein LOC107427163, which translates into the protein MESLLSQFTILSNQALQDKNFDPSTVEDLMKLFEIEAYKSWAAMELQHQNEVKEAEVAMQQAEDYLDSVMESAMDEFRRFEEEMERMAKTELNSLVETAEGARRMGNFMEKAATIASKRYIEAALNSATASMKSAWKGLSTNKVHPS